The window TGATTTTCCTTTAGATAACCTTTACTTTTTACATCAATTGCCCAGCTACGACTGCTTAATTTATAATCAGCTACTAGAAATTCCCCATCAAGGATTAACCCTGAACAAGCTTTCACTCAAGCGTAAACGCCATGCAGGGATTCCCGATCCCGCAAACCAGATGTGCGTAGAGGATATCGATAAACTGCTCATAGAGGTGGCAAGGGAAAACCAACTGCTGGTCAATGCCCATTACAATATGCTGTTATGTGCTAAAGAAGCTGATCTTGCTAAAGCGGTCAACTTTATTGAATCTTCTCTTTTCTCCAGCGGAATTATTCCTTCTAGAAATGCCTATAACCAGTTGGAACTCTACCGATCCATTCTTCCTGGAAACAGCGTATCACTGAAAAGCTATGATTGGTATCTGTTAAGCTGCCAGGCGGCGGTATGTCTGATGTTTAAAGAAAGACTTCCAGAAAGCGAAAAGAGTGATTTTTTGATCCACTTTACCGATAGGCAAGGCATTCCTGTAGGGATAGACCCGGCGGATATGCCCATGAGAAGTGGAAGGATTTCTAACCGCTCGAAATTCGTACTTGGTGGATCGGGATCTGGAAAATCTTTTTTCATGAACGCGCTCATCCAGCAGTATATGGGCTACAATATGGACGTGGTCATTGTGGATACTGGGCACTCCTATAGCGGCCTGTGTGCATACTTCAATGGCAGGTATCTTACTTACAGTGAAGAGCATCCCATCACCATGAACCCTTTCGCTATTTCTAAACTTGAGTATAATATTGAAAAGAAAGACTTTTTAAAAACTTTGATCTGCCTGCTTTTACGCGGGGCGAATGGAGAAGTATCCCAGGTGGAGGATACGGTGATCTCCGGGGTAATCTCTGCCTACTACACCCACCATTTCTCCCTGGAGCATCCAGCGCCTTTGGATTTTGATTCTTTTTACGGCTATTCACTGGAAAAGATTGCGCAGATCAAGAAGGAGGAAAGGATAAGCTTTGATTTGGATGAATACCGCTATGTGCTTAAAAAGTTCTGCTCTGATGGAGAATTCGGAACCCTGCTCAATCAGCAGGTAGATGATTCTTTGTTTTCTGAACCTTTCATCGTTTTCGAAATCGACGCTATCCGCGAACATAAAGTGCTCTTTCCCATTGTCACGCTAATCATCATGGATGTTTTTTTACAAAAGATGCGCCACCGTAGCCAGCAGAGAAAAGCATTGATTCTAGAAGAAGCCTGGAAGGCAATTGCCTCTCCACTAATGGCCTCGTACCTGGTTTACATGTATAAAACGGTGCGTAAATTTTGGGGTGAGGCAATTGTGGTTACTCAGGAACTGGGGGATATTATCGGCAATGCTATCGTAAAAGACAGCATCATTGCCAACTCAGATACCATATGCCTTTTAGATCAGGGCAAATTTAAAGAGAACTACACTCAGGTATCTGCTTTGCTTTCGCTAAACGCGGTTGAACAAAGAAAAATCTTTACCATCAACGCCCTGGATAATAAATGGGGGCGCGGTAGATTCAAAGAAGTATATATCAGAAGAGGGCTGGTAGGAGAAGTCTATGGAGTAGAAGTCTCGCTCAGACAGTATTTGACATTCTCAACTGAAAAGCCTGAAAAGCGAGCACTGGAATATTACGTCTCCCGCGAAGGATCCTTTCACCAAGGCCTTGAAACCTTCATTGCCGAGATGGAGTCTTGTGGCCTTTCTCTAGATGCTTTTGTGAAAAAAGTTAACCATTTACTTTAAAATTCAAGACTATGAAAACAATCTGTTTATTTCTGCTTTTGATGCAATTAGTTGCTTTTTCTGCGCCCGCTCAAATTTATGTTGACCCGGTAACTTCGGGCGCAGTGGCCGCTGGATCCTCAATGATGGATTCCCAACTAAAAAAGAGTAATAATGAGCTAACCTTAATCCAAAGGGCGCAGCTATCGGTTACCGCGCAGTTGGGAATTGCCAATGATTTGCAGCGAAATATCTACCGGGGTTTGAGTGAGGTATCCGCTGTGATGCGTTCGCTACTTTCAGTAAAAGATATCTATGAGATATCCCAGGACATTATTCAGGATGCCAATAAAGCTATCGTGATTGCTAAAAATAATCCCCAGCTGTTGTTATTTGCCCAAAGTGGCGCCCAGGAATTTAAAACGCGGGCAACGAACCTCGCCACTGAGGTTAGTGGTTTTGTGCTGCGAGGGGGAAAGGAATCCTTAATGGACTCAGGCGAAAGGATTAAGCTACTCAATAGGATTGTTCTTGAGCTAAGCATCATCAGAGGCGTATCTTACGGGATTTACCGCTCGATGTATTGGGCAAAGCAGCGCGGTTTTTTTGCTTCCATCAATCCCTATAGTGGGTTTGTCAATATCGATAAGCGCATTGCCGATGATATTCTTTTCAAAGCCAAAATGCTAAAGCGATGAAAAATATCCTGCTTTTATTGCTGCTGCTATCCTCTAGTGCTAGTCTGCAGGCTCAGATTAATATCGCCCTATTGCATCAGCTGGTCGCTGAAAGTAAATCCGAACATCAGCGGCAAAGCGAGCTCCGGGATAAACATGGTGCAGCGTTTGTAACCGAATCGCGCAATAAAGCTGAAATGGGGGATTTAAAAGATAGCTACCGGCAGATTTCCTCCCGCTTTTCCCTCGCTGGTCCGCTGCTGAGTACCCTTCAAATCAGCCTTGAAGCTGCTCCTTTAATTTCTGAAGTTTACCGTCACGAGTCTGAGCTGATTTCGCTCTGTGAGCATGATCCAATGCTGATTCCCTTGGGCCTTGCTGCACAGGCTGACCTTGCACAGCGCTCAGGCTTGTTGCTTAAATTTCTGTATGGTCTGGCCTTAAGCTATACGGAGCTTTCCCATATGAGCCCTTCGGACAGGAAACTTCTTTTTGCTCATGGAATCGCCCAACTGAGATCAATCAGCGGTACTTTAAAAGGATTGTGCCAAGTAATGCGTGCATCAGCGCAGGCTAAAAAGATTAAAAAAAATCCCTTTTCTGATTTCACTGTCCGCGACCGTGCCCTGGTTGAGCGAATTCTCCAATCAGCAAGGCACTTAAAGAATTGAAAAATGAAACTGATCCTTTTATTATTTGCCTTGAGCTGCAGCACGCGTGTTTTAGCCCAGCGGATCGTTTTTGATCGCCGGCACTTTGCGATCGTAAATGAAAATAATGCAGTAAGGCTTTCCGCTGAACTTAGCCATCAATCTGACCTCAGGGAAATAACATCCCACTTGAAGGATATTCAACTCAACCTAACTGGGGTAATACTTACCGAACAGCTCATATATGCTTCCTTGACCCAGGTCGAAAACGGACTAAAGAGTGCCTATGCGCTTCGCCAAATTGGTGAGCTGAGTTTAGAAATTATCACTGAAAGCAAAGAGGTGCTCGATGCTGCACGCTCCTCGCCGGCGCTATTACTCTTTGCCCAGACTAACTGCCAGCAGCTTGAAGGTCGGGGGGTAAAGCTTGTTCAGGAAGTATCTACAGTAGTGATGCGCGAGGGGGAAAACTTGCTCATGGATTACGCCAGCCGGGATGCGCTTTTAAAAAAGATATCCCTGGAGCTTAAAACCATCAGGGCACTACTGTATAGTGTAAAAAAATGCATGTACTGGGCTAAAGTAAACGGAATGCTGCAGACAGCAAATCCCTTCAAAAGTTTTATTAATACCGATAAGCGGATGGTAGAAAATCTGCTGCTAAACTATAAAACATTAAAAAGAAAATGACTAAACTTCTCTTATTTTTCCTGCTATGTGCAGGAGGCTTCCATGCCCGGGCGCAGCGGACCATTCATGATGAACACATTGAGCACCAACAGGAGCGTATGGTCTTTAAGTCCTGGGACAAGGATAAATTTACGCCAAAGCCAGGGTTTTTAGGTCTCAATCCACTCTACTGGGCTACTTGGGGACTGCATCCCAATTACCCTAAGACCGATCTGCGGCCACTTGGCCCTTTTGGTCCCCAAACCCAGCGGCTTTTACTCACCGCAGCTACCTCCAGAACCGATGAAGCTTATAGCCTGCATAGCGATACGTTAAAAAATACAGCTTTGTCCAAGTCTTCTATTTATTCCGGGCTGCTTTCGGATTTAGATCCCCTATGGCTGCTATATTACCAAAAGGAATTCTCTTCACTGATCCACCCTGGGGCAGATCCTTTAGATGGGGCAGGGGAAAAGGAGAAAAAATACCTGATTTCAAGTGGGCTTTACCAGTGGTATCTCTCTGAAATGGATGGCATTGCTGAAAGGTTGGAGCTTACCCGAAAAACAACCCTACAGCGTGGCGAACGCCTACTGTCTTATCAGCGCCTACTGGGTGAATATCAAAAGCTCCAGTCTACATGGCTTGAAAAAAAGCGCCTGGCAGGGAAATATATTTCGCTTTCAGAGGTGAAAAAACCTGCCAAGGCTAGCAAAAACCTTTCGAAATGGGACAAGATTGATATCGCAATAGCTGATAGAATACTAAAAGAGGCAGCATTAAAGGTGGGAGGTAAGCTATGAACAGTTTGTTAATATCAACCGGCACTGCCGGTTTTTTTGTGCAATCACCCTCCCCTGAGGTTCCTGATTCTTTTAAAGAAACATTTAATTTTTTACAGGGAAATGGGGTATACGAGGAGGGGACAATGCATTTTTTAAAACAGATGAAATCTGCCATCTGGGCCAGTAATGATGCTTTTATAGCTGATGCCCAGGCTTTGTGCGCAATTTTTATGCTCATTTTTTTTGCCATCAAATCTTATGAGATGATCTCGGGGATAAAAAGCTGGAAATTATGCCGCTGCTGAGGCCTTTTGGCCTTTCGATGGTCATTCTCTGGTGGCCGGTATTTACCAAAGTTGTGGCCTTTCCCGCTGAAATTGTTGAAAATAAAACTTCAGCACTTTTTGATACTACTCAAGGAGATATCAATGCGCTACGTATGCAACGCGCCAAGCTTATGGTAGAGGTGGCTGATGAGCTCTTTAAAATCCAGGCAGAAACGGAAGTTGCCAAAAAGGAAGCGGACAGTTGGTATGAGCATGCATGGGAATCGGTGCAAAGCTCGGTGAAAGAGGGCTTTTCCAAACTCTGGAACCCGGTGGTGGAAATGCGTAACCGGCTGCAGATCGGCCTGCAGTTATTGGCAACTTCGCTACTGGAATCCCTTGCGATTTGGATTTTACGCATCAGTGTATATATCATCTTTATCGTGCAAATTATTTTCTCCACGATCCTGATCATCCTTGGCCCTTTTTCGGTGGCAATGAGTATTTTACCTGCATTTCGCGATTCGTTCTCGGCCTGGATCGCCAGGTTTATTTCGGTAAACCTGTATTCAGGTATCGGCTTTTTGGTGATGTACATTTCCTCGCTTTTTCAGCACTATGCCCTGGAGGCAGAAATCAGCCGTTATCAGGAACTGCTGGAAGGATCTGGGGAGAGCATAGAAAAGCTAACCTGGTTTGCTTCCAACGGGATACTTTCTTTTGGCATGGTCATTATCACCTTCATTATCGGTGCGCTCACCATGTTTACTGTACCAAGTATTTCTACCTGGATCGTATCCACCTCAGGAGTAAGTTCAGCGACCAGCGCGATGAGCTCCGGGGCATCCAAGATGCAAAGCGTGGCTACTAGCGTAATGGGAGGATAGTTATGCTGATTAAAAATATAGAATCTAAAATCCGCCTGGCCAGCTACCTGTCTGTTTTGAGTTTCATACTCTGTTTTTGCGTGAGCACAGTAGTTTGTTTTTTTGCATATCGGCAGGTGAGTGATGCCAGGAAAAGCATCTATTTGCTCGATAGTGGGAATATTCCCTTGCTTGCAAAAAGGACAGATCTACAGGCCAACCGCGCAGCGGAGTATCGGGCTCATATTGCGCGCTTCCATAGTCTTTTCTTTTCACTAAGCCCGGATGAAAAATATATCGAAAGCCAGATGCGGCAAGCCATGTACTTAATTGATGAAAGCGGGGTTCAGCAATACAATAACTTAAAGGAACGCAACTTTTTTTCATCGGTACTTTCTTCTTCTGCTGTACTTACTATTCAGGCTGATTCGATTTTTCTGGATGAAAAAAATAAGTATTTCCGCTACTACGCGACCCAGAGGATTGACCGCAGGAGTTCAGTAATTACCCGCTCTCTCATTACCGAAGGGCATTTGAGTGATCTGGCAGCACGTTCAGAAAATAACCCACATGCCGTGCTGATTACCCGGTGGAAGACCCTTGAAAACAAGGACCTTTCCAATGCTCAAAAAAATCCACTTTAAATATAATAAGATGAAAAATACCCTCTCTCTTCGCCGCCTTCAAGGCGGGATTTTAGCTCTGACCCAGGCAGCTGCATCGAGGTTCAAACAGCTGCTTATCCAGTATCCCCAGCGAAGCCTGGTGCTAATGTGCATAGTGCTATTTACTTCCTTCGTCCTTTGCTTCACCTTGCTCAGGCAGCCCAAAAATTCCTCACCATTTGCCAGCTCAAAGGCGCAAAAACCAATGGGAGAGGTGGGCGGCGCAGTAAGGGCAGCCACAGCACTATCGCAGGTGCTTTTGCTGCAAAGTGAGCTCAATGAGCGTTTATCTGCTAAACACCTCAGCGCCCAAGACAGCGTGCAAATAGGGCAAATGATCTTTAGAATTAAAACACTTCAAACCCATATCCTATCCCATGAAAAAGATAAACCTTAAAGGCCCCCGCTATATTTTGCCACTAATCTGTTTACCCTTTATTTTGATTTTATTTGGTCTTTATACCAGCAGTTCATCTACGGCCAAAGATCAGCGTGATACTGCTGAAAGCTCCTTAAAAAGCGAAATCGCTGAAGTCTCCACGGAGGTTCAAAGCCAAAAGCTCCAGGATAAGCTCCAGGCCTTTCAGGATAAATATACCAAAGGGGATGGCTATAGCGCGGTAGAAAATTTAGCCGACGAAGATCCACTAAAAGCTGCCAGCAGCTCAGTTTATTCAGAAGTTGAAAAGCGCATGCTCGATTCCATAGAGCTTTCTATCCGCTCAAGGTACTCTAATGGCAAAAATAGTTTTCCAGAGAAGCTGGCGATGCCCAGAAGTAATTTTAGCGGGGCAAATGTATCCAGTAGATCGCCTCTCGCGCAAGACCGGGCGCTTAGCGAGGCCTTAGCTGCCATGCAAACCCAAAGAAAACCTTTAAGCGCCAAGCAGCCTGTATCAAATGATCCTGTGGAGATTTTCAGAGCGCAGATGGCCATCATCGATAGCATGGGTAAAGTAAATGAACGAGTAGGGAAACCCGTAGAAGGAAAGGGGCAGGGTTTAGAAAAACTTCCCGCTGCCCGAGACATTCAAAATGCTTTGAGGGTGAGTAAGAACAGCCCTGAAAAAGCGAATGATTTTAACACCATTACTGCCCTGGTAGAACAAGGCGTGAATATCCCAGCTGTAATCGATGAGCAGGTTACCGGATTTTCTGGTTCCAGAATCCGTATGCGCTTACTCTGCGATATATGGGCAGGAAAATTCCTGATCAAAAAGGGAAGCTACCTATATGGCTTGATTTCTTCTTTTTCTGCCCAACGCGTACAGGTAACAGTCAGCTCTGCGCTCATCAAGGGAGAGATCCTGCCCATCCATCTAGAGGTTTATGACAGGGATGGACAGCGCGGCATTTATGTGCCTTTTTCTGTTTTCAGGGAATTTACCAAAGAACTGGCAGGCTCCTCTATTCAAGAAGTTTCTATCGATGAATCAGGAGAAAAAAATAAGCAGCTGCTGAGTTTACTTGGAAGGGTATTTCAATCTTCAAGTGGCGCAGCGAGCCGTCTGATCCGCCAAAATAAGGCGCGGATCAACTACGCTTCCATAATTTACCTCATTGACCCCAATCAGCTTCAGTCCAGACAAAAGAACTTTAAAGAAAAAGAAAAATGAAAAAAATATCTTGCTTACTCGCGCTTTTACTAGCCAATTTTTACCTATTTGCGCAAGGCCCTGGCTTCCGGTCTCTTTCCGCTATTCCTACTGTCGAGATTTCAGCTGGGACAGGCCTTCATTTCCGCTCACCTGAAGCTATCCGGTATGTGGATTTATCGACCAAGCTTCTGAGCGGCGATTTACCCATAAAGAATTTGCTTAATGTTAAAATTAGCTCAGACTCGGTAAAAAGGAACTTACCGCTAAACCGTGAATTAGGAGTGGTCACCATTGTTGCAGAAACCTTTATGGCGCAATACCGCCTGTTTCTTTCACCTAATGTTTCATCCGATAGATCGGCCGTGGATATAGAAATTCTTCCAAGCGAGATGGTTCCGCTAGATCCATCCCACCAAGATCTTTCAACACCGGAAATTAAGTCCCATGCGATGGCTGTTTTAGCAAAAAGGGGCGGCCGTCCGCTGGCTAATGCAACCATGCTAGGCATCTCCGCACAGCTAAACCAGGTATACTCTGTTGGTGAGCTTATCTTTTTAGATATCAGTTTTAAAAACGAGACCTTAATGGAATATGATATTGATGAGCTAAAGTTTAGTGTTGAAGACAAAAAAGTCCATAAGGCCACAAATCTACAGTCCATAGAAATTTCCCCTGTATTTTCTCTTTATTCTTCTGAGCGCTTTAAAAAGAATTTCCGGAACATTTATGTCATTAAAAAGGTGAGTTTTTCAAGCGAAAAGTTGCTCAAAGTATCAATGAGCGAAAAGCAGTTGTCAAAGCGAACCTTGAGTTTAAATATTTCCTATGGTGATTTGCTCAATGCAGATACCTTTTAAACTACCCTTATGGAAGAAAGCAAAGAACAGCAGGCACTGCACCGTTTTTTGCAGTCCTGCATTTATTTATCACTGTGTTTAGATATTTTAATCTTTATTTACTGCGCTAAAAGCCCCTTGCCGGATTTTCTTCCGAGCTACTGGATGATGCGGCCCTTAAGATCGCTTTCCAAAATCATAATCTATAGCGATCCATTATATTCCAGGGGATTTATTTTGCTGCAGATTATGTTAGTTTCGATTGGTACCCTGGCTAAAAAGGAAAAAGATCTTAATGCAAAAAGGACAATTGTCTATCCACTTTCAGCAGGACTCATCCTATTTTTCTGCAGCCTTTATTTTTATCATAAGGCAGGAAAAGAGATCTTGCTGCTTTTGAGCTGGAATGAGCTTGCTTATTGTTTTTGCCTGCTCATGGGAACTATCCTGATTCATATTTCTATGGATAATATCTCAAAAATCATTAGTGCAAGACTTGGAAAGGACCGTTGGAATATCGAAGAGGAATCTTTTATGCAGGCTACAAAAGCCAAAACAGGACCGTACAGGATTTGTATCCCCATGCTATTTTATTACCGCAAAAAAGTTCATTCCGGTTTTATTAATCTGGAGAATATTTTCCGGGGTACGCTGCTCATCGGGACGCCCGGATCGGGAAAGAGTTTCAGCATCGTTATGCCTGTTATTCGTCAGCTGCTAGAGAAAGACTTTTGCCTAGCGCTATATGATTTTAAGTTTTGTGATCTCGCTCAGATCGCCTATCATCATTTTCTTTTGGCAAAAAAGCAAGGAAGGATGCCCCTTCACAATTTTCACGTTCTGAATCTAAACCAGCTTGAAAACTCCAGGCGAATTAATGTATTAAGACCAGATTATATCCTCACGCTCGCAGATGCCTCAGAAACTGCAGAAGCGCTCGTAGAGGCACTAAAAAAGGGTGATAAATCCACAGGGAGCGATCAATTTTTTACCCAGAGCGCCGTTAATTTTCTCTCTGCCTGTATTTATTTTTTCTCCAGGTATGAAAATGGCCGCTACTCTACGCTTCCGCATATTCTCTCCTTTTTAAATTGTTCATACGATCAGATTTTTGCTGCGCTGGTGAGTAATCCAGAACTCAGCTCACTGCTATCGCCTTTCATGAGCGCATACCGGGCAAAAGCCTTTGATCAACTCGAAGGTCAGATTGGAACGCTAAAGATTTTCATTTCAAGGCTAGCTACTAAGGAAACTTTCTGGGTGTTTTCCGGGGATGATTTTTGTTTGAAAATTAGCGATCCTTCCTCTCCCTCAACACTCGTTTTGGCCAACGACCCTAATACACAAAATATCAATTCTGCTTGCTATTCAGTGGTATTGAACCGATTAATCCGGCTTATCAATTCTAAGGGAAACCTGCCAAGTGCGCTTTTGCTTGATGAGTTGCCCACAATATATGTCCACCGGATCGAAAATCTGATCGCAACGGCCAGGAGCAATAAAGTTGCGGTATTAATGGGGCTTCAGGAGCTTCCCCAATTTCAGCAGCAATACGGCAAGGAAGTAGCATCGACAATCTGCGCTGTGGTAGGAAATGTGCTTTCCGGTTCTGCGCGAAATAAAGAAACGCTGGACTGGTTAGAAAAGCTCTTTGGTAAAGTAAAACAGATGAGCGAGAGCCTTTCTATTGATCGCAGCAAAACTTCAATCTCTTTAAGTGAAAAACTGGAACACCTCATCCCATCGGGGAAAATCGCTTCACTAAAGGCAGGAGAGCTTGTGGGCATGCTCGCTGCTGATACAGATGAAAGCTACAATGGAAGTTTTTCGCCTTCGGTGATTAATTGTAAGGCGAATCTGGATCTGAAGGAAATTGAGAAAGAAGAATCCTTATACCCTAAAATGCCCGTATACTATGACTTTAAAGGTAAAAAGGAACAAATCCTCAGCGAGAATTTTCAGCGCATCAACGCTGAAGTAACTGAGCTGATATCCCGCTTTCCTACTGGTTAGACCTTACTCCAGTCTTGCTAAACCTAGTTAAAACTTCAAATCTAAACTTTATGGAAAAATATTCAGGAATGCTCGCGCTGGTTAGTGACCAGTCGCAGGATGGAAAAATGAAATTAGGGGTTATTGGAGGCCTTAACCCCGCAGGTACTCTGGTTAATTTAAGTTTTGCTGACCTATCGGTTTCCAGTCTCCCCAGTGATCTTGTGTTAGTGCTAAAAGATAAAAATGCGCTTTACGGGCAGCTTTTATCTTCCTCAAGGGAGCTTGAAATGCAGGATTTTAAAGTGTTGTTGAGGGTGAACATGCTTCAGGAAAAAAATAGCATGAGCTCAATCCTGCAGGCTATGGAACTTCTTAAAACCAGTCCCAGCGCAGCCCAGTTTGCAACAGTTAGTCTCTCGAGTCAACTTGGCCTTAGCCCTCAAGTTTTGAAAACTGAAACGCAAGCAATAGAAAGGAGGGGGCGATGAAACTTTTTTTATTAACCAGTCTATTATCGCTAGCAGTAATTCCGCCGGCTTCACTTTTTTCTCAAGTTGTGTTGCCGCTTTCTCCAATGCTCATCACCAGTCCTTATGGCTTTAGAAATCATCCAATAACAAAGGTTAACGATTTTCATAGTGGGGTTGATCTAGCAGCAAACCATTCCATTATTTATGCAGTGCTTGCCGGCAAAGTGATAAGTTGTGGCGATCACCTTATACTCGGAAGGTTTGTTAGGGTTACTCACGGAGAAATTCAAAGCGTATATGGACACCTTTCAGTTATCTTTCCGAGGCAAGGGGACTGGGTAAAAGCTGGTGATCCAATCGGGATTTCAGGGAATAGTGGTCGAAGTACCGCAGAGCACCTTCATTTTAGCGTGCTATATCAAAATCGGCCCATTCATCCGCTGAAATTTCTGCTTCAGCTTCAAAATGATGAGAAAGGAGGAGGTGATGGATAAAACCCCTTTATACCTTCAGGTTGCCCACAGGCTTATTGAAGAGTTAAAAAAAGGAACCGCTCCCTGGCAAAAGCCATGGAATGTTCAAGGAATCCCAGCCATTTCCATGCCCTACAATCAGCAGACCGGACAGCGCTATAAAGGCATAAACGCAATCAATCTACTTTTGAGCGGGTTTGAAGATCCGCGTTGGCTCACTTTTAAGCAGGCCGAGTCGTCAGGGTTTAAAGTTAACCATAAAGCGCACGGCAGTCTGATTCAGTTCATTAAAACCCATCAGCAAAAAAGCTTGCTTGATGAAAGGGGAAACCGGATTTACGATGAGCTTGGTAATGCCCTTTACGAACAGGAATTACTCAGGGTACCCATCATCAGTAATGCCTGGGTTTTTAATGCAGAACAGATGAGCGGGCTTCCGGCCCTGGCTCCTAATGCTAAAGAGATAAAATGGGATCCGGTAAAAAGAGCTGAATCGCTAATTGCCGCTAGCGGAGCTAAAGTGGAGCATAAGTTTATCGACCGGGCTTATTATCATCCCCTTTATGATATCATCACTATGCCCGACCGATCGCAGTTTGATTTGTCCTCAGGATACTATGCCACTTTGCTGCATGAACTCGCACACTGGACAGGGCATCCAGATAGGCTAAACAGGACAGAGCTAATGAGCAGTGGCAAGGAAGCTTATGCTAAGGAAGAGCTGAGGGCTGAGATCGCATCGATGCTGATAGGGGATGAGTTTCGTATCGGACATGATCCATCGCAGCATACTGCTTACATTGAAAGCTGGGTATCAATACTCGAAGATACCCCTTTTGAAATCTTTAGTGCTGCTGCAGATGCTGAAAAGATATTCTCATTTCTTAGCTCTTTTGAGCAGAAAAGGGAAATATCCCTCCAAAACCAAGCAGGAGCAGAAAAGCTGTTAACAGGTAGTGCGCAAAGAGTAGTGAAATATTTGTCCACGGGGGATGAGATCAGCTATAATGGTCAAATCTATAAGATTCAAGGGCATTTAAAGCAAGGTAGGCTCAAAGTCGAGCAGCAGCCTTCGGGAATTATATTCACCCTCTCAAAAAGCGATCAGCTTTATCACTCATTAAGCGAAATCAAAAGCTCACTATTGCAGACAGCTAAAAAACAGGATTCCTCCCAACAGACAACTTCTGAAAATCACAACATTAAAAGATAACCTATGAAAACTCTATTTCAACAAAGTCAACTGCCTTTAGAGCAGTTAAGTAAGCTTGGGATCTATCACCATGACCAGCTTTTGCTTAATCCAGAAGAAATCGGTGCACTTTTATCCGGACGACGGACTCAGCTTATTAGTCTTCATCACCTAAAAGGAGAAAAATTTGATATCGAGCGGCTGGATGCGCGCCTTTCCCTTCACCAGGATAAGCATAATGGGGTGGAACTCTTAATCCACCCCATATACCATGCTCCAAGAAAACATCCCCTGCTAACTGAGCTTGAAATGC is drawn from Pedobacter sp. HDW13 and contains these coding sequences:
- a CDS encoding TraG family conjugative transposon ATPase, with amino-acid sequence MKTKQTFELPYCGIAPSAGIDLLYGERGDFSVIIKMTNPVLQYSAEGAAYLAFHLLLINMIKILGEGHVIQKQDIFSSLRYQAEKSDEFLQQSYNDHFSGRSYTKITTYLTLTRLIKKRSFYVYDARAIADFTSKVTKVIDLLHQNGLDPVLLKEKEINGLIKRILAMDFSSPQIVLNNLKAKEDGLEISEKHIKSISLIDIDAIDLPMSLGTFKEKSDGKAFNDFPLDNLYFLHQLPSYDCLIYNQLLEIPHQGLTLNKLSLKRKRHAGIPDPANQMCVEDIDKLLIEVARENQLLVNAHYNMLLCAKEADLAKAVNFIESSLFSSGIIPSRNAYNQLELYRSILPGNSVSLKSYDWYLLSCQAAVCLMFKERLPESEKSDFLIHFTDRQGIPVGIDPADMPMRSGRISNRSKFVLGGSGSGKSFFMNALIQQYMGYNMDVVIVDTGHSYSGLCAYFNGRYLTYSEEHPITMNPFAISKLEYNIEKKDFLKTLICLLLRGANGEVSQVEDTVISGVISAYYTHHFSLEHPAPLDFDSFYGYSLEKIAQIKKEERISFDLDEYRYVLKKFCSDGEFGTLLNQQVDDSLFSEPFIVFEIDAIREHKVLFPIVTLIIMDVFLQKMRHRSQQRKALILEEAWKAIASPLMASYLVYMYKTVRKFWGEAIVVTQELGDIIGNAIVKDSIIANSDTICLLDQGKFKENYTQVSALLSLNAVEQRKIFTINALDNKWGRGRFKEVYIRRGLVGEVYGVEVSLRQYLTFSTEKPEKRALEYYVSREGSFHQGLETFIAEMESCGLSLDAFVKKVNHLL
- the traK gene encoding conjugative transposon protein TraK, coding for MLIKNIESKIRLASYLSVLSFILCFCVSTVVCFFAYRQVSDARKSIYLLDSGNIPLLAKRTDLQANRAAEYRAHIARFHSLFFSLSPDEKYIESQMRQAMYLIDESGVQQYNNLKERNFFSSVLSSSAVLTIQADSIFLDEKNKYFRYYATQRIDRRSSVITRSLITEGHLSDLAARSENNPHAVLITRWKTLENKDLSNAQKNPL
- a CDS encoding DUF4138 domain-containing protein, encoding MKKISCLLALLLANFYLFAQGPGFRSLSAIPTVEISAGTGLHFRSPEAIRYVDLSTKLLSGDLPIKNLLNVKISSDSVKRNLPLNRELGVVTIVAETFMAQYRLFLSPNVSSDRSAVDIEILPSEMVPLDPSHQDLSTPEIKSHAMAVLAKRGGRPLANATMLGISAQLNQVYSVGELIFLDISFKNETLMEYDIDELKFSVEDKKVHKATNLQSIEISPVFSLYSSERFKKNFRNIYVIKKVSFSSEKLLKVSMSEKQLSKRTLSLNISYGDLLNADTF
- the traM gene encoding conjugative transposon protein TraM, with product MKKINLKGPRYILPLICLPFILILFGLYTSSSSTAKDQRDTAESSLKSEIAEVSTEVQSQKLQDKLQAFQDKYTKGDGYSAVENLADEDPLKAASSSVYSEVEKRMLDSIELSIRSRYSNGKNSFPEKLAMPRSNFSGANVSSRSPLAQDRALSEALAAMQTQRKPLSAKQPVSNDPVEIFRAQMAIIDSMGKVNERVGKPVEGKGQGLEKLPAARDIQNALRVSKNSPEKANDFNTITALVEQGVNIPAVIDEQVTGFSGSRIRMRLLCDIWAGKFLIKKGSYLYGLISSFSAQRVQVTVSSALIKGEILPIHLEVYDRDGQRGIYVPFSVFREFTKELAGSSIQEVSIDESGEKNKQLLSLLGRVFQSSSGAASRLIRQNKARINYASIIYLIDPNQLQSRQKNFKEKEK
- a CDS encoding plasmid transfer protein — its product is MPLLRPFGLSMVILWWPVFTKVVAFPAEIVENKTSALFDTTQGDINALRMQRAKLMVEVADELFKIQAETEVAKKEADSWYEHAWESVQSSVKEGFSKLWNPVVEMRNRLQIGLQLLATSLLESLAIWILRISVYIIFIVQIIFSTILIILGPFSVAMSILPAFRDSFSAWIARFISVNLYSGIGFLVMYISSLFQHYALEAEISRYQELLEGSGESIEKLTWFASNGILSFGMVIITFIIGALTMFTVPSISTWIVSTSGVSSATSAMSSGASKMQSVATSVMGG